GAGGGCTCGATTTCGATCTGCCCCACACTGATTGAGTCTGCGGGATTTATCATCCACGAAAAAGTGGATATTTATAATTGTAATAACGGGGAACGATTTTCCACGTATGTGATTCGAGGTAAAGAAAATGAAATCTGCCTCAACGGAGCTGCGGCTCGTAAAGTTCATCGTGGAGATTTAGTCATTATTGCTTCTTACGCTTCTATGGACGTCGAAGAGGCCAAATATTACAAACCCGCCGTGATTTTAGTGGACGAGAAGAACAATCAGAAAGTTTTACCCAAACTTTAAATCAAATTTCCGCGACCAGCGAGGCCCACTTTGGATGGAAGTGGGCGTCCCAACTGCTGCGCCATCCAACGGGTCGTCTTAATCAGTTGATCCAAATTCACGCCGGTTTTGTATCCCATTCCTTCGAGCATGTAGACGACATCTTCGGTGGCCACGTTA
This sequence is a window from Bdellovibrionales bacterium. Protein-coding genes within it:
- a CDS encoding aspartate 1-decarboxylase, with product MQVTLLKSKIHRATVTDADLNYEGSISICPTLIESAGFIIHEKVDIYNCNNGERFSTYVIRGKENEICLNGAAARKVHRGDLVIIASYASMDVEEAKYYKPAVILVDEKNNQKVLPKL